The sequence AGCAAAGGTATTCAGATTCTTGAAAAAGACTACCTCTTTTTCGAGCATTCCTCCTCAACATGTTCAAGCTCTTCCTTAACACCACcaacagatgaagaagaattgATTTCCACAACATCGCTACACACTACTTGCCCCGGTCCCTGCTGCAACAAATGAGgcgctgctgctgctgctgctgaagaATCATCGTTTCCTCCTCTAAAGCCACACACTTGCTGCGTCTCTTCTCGCTGCAAAACACCACTAAACGACGCCCCCAAATCCAATTGTGCTGATCCAATGCTGCTACTATAAACAACTCCTTCGTTCTCCCCTCTAAAGCTACAAACTTGCTCAAGGTTTCCACTAAAAGAATCGAACTGTAGCCCTTGTTGTTGTGGCTGCTGCAGATTCACACCAGAGGACCCAAAATCCTGAAAGATGTTGGTGCCATCCTCATTTGTCTGTATAAATCCATAAGGATCCTCTACTCCATTGCTACATACAGAGTCATCTctatcaataaccaaacaactcAGATAAACGTAAAACAAAACGATccctagaaaaataaaaactttgagGCTTCGTTTATTGAAATTAGTGAAACGATAAGAAACTCAGGAATCTGAAAAGGTACGAGACATCGGAATTGaagaataaaaatcaaacctttgatCGAAACAAAGGGCAGCGAGGAGATCATCGTCGTCGTGTATTGATGGATACATTAGAAGAGCCAGTGAATTGAAGAATGAGAGAatctgattattaaaaaaaaaNNNNNNNNNNNNNNNNNNNNNNNNNNNNNNNNNNNNNNNNNNNNNNNNNNNNNNNNNNNNNNNNNNNNNNNNNNNNNNNNNNNNNNNNNNNNNNNNNNNNNNNNNNNNNNNNNNNNNNNNNNNNNNNNNNNNNNNNNNNNNNNNNNNNNNNNNNNNNNNNNNNNNNNNNNNNNNNNNNNNNNNNNNNNNNNNNNNNNNNNNNNNNNNNNNNNNNNNNNNNNNNNNNNNNNNNNNNNNNNNNNNNNNNNNNNNNNNNNNNNNNNNNNNNNNNNNNNNNNNNNNNNNNNNNNNNNNNNNNNNNNNNNNNNNNNNNNNNNNNNNNNNNNNNNNNNNNNNNNNNNNNNNNNNNNNNNNNNNNNNNNNNNNNNNNNNNNNNNNNNNNNNNNNNNNNNNNNNNNNNNNNNNNNNNNNNNNNNNNNNNNNNNNNNNNNNNNNNNNNNNNNNNNNNNNNNNNNNNNNNNNNNNNNNNNNNNNNNNNNNNNNNNNNNNNNNNNNNNNNNNNNNNNNNNNNNNNNNNNNNNNNNNNNNNNNNNNNNNNNNNNNNNNNNNNNNNNNNNNNNNNNNNNNNNNNNNNNNNNNNNNNNNNNNNNNNNNNNNNNNNNNNNNNNNNNNNNNNNNNNNNNNNNNNNNNNNNNNNNNNNNNNNNNNNNNNNNNNNNNNNNNNNNNNNNNNNNNNNNNNNNNNNNNNNNNNNNNNNNNNNNNNNNNNNNNNNNNNNNNNNNNNNNNNNNNNNNNNNNNNNNNNNNNNNNNNNNNNNNNNNNNNNNNNNNNNNNNNNNNNNNNNNNNNNNNNNNNNNNNNNNNNNNNNNNNNNNNNNNNNNNNNNNNNNNNNNNNNNNNNNNNNNNNNNNNNNNNNNNNNNNNNNNNNNNNNNNNNNNNNNNNNNNNNNNNNNNNNNNNNNNNNNNNNNNNNNNNNNNNNNNNNNNNNNNNNNNNNNNNNNNNNNNNNNNNNNNNNNNNNNNNNNNNNNNNNNNNNNNNNNNNNNNNNNNNNNNNNNNNNNNNNNNNNNNNNNNNNNNNNNNNNNNNNNNNNNNNNNNNNNNNNNNNNNNNNNNNNNNNNNNNNNNNNNNNNNNNNNNNNNNNNNNNNNNNNNNNNNNNNNNNNNNNNNNNNNNNNNNNNNNNNNNNNNNNNNNNNNNNNNNNNNNNNNNNNNNNNNNNNNNNNNNNNNNNNNNNNNNNNNNNNNNNNNNNNNNNNNNNNNNNNNNNNNNNNNNNNNNNNNNNNNNNNNNNNNNNNNNNNNNNNNNNNNNNNNNNNNNNNNNNNNNNNNNNNNNNNNNNNNNNNNNNNNNNNNNNNNNNNNNNNNNNNNNNNNNNNNNNNNNNNNNNNNNNNNNNNNNNNNNNNNNNNNNNNNNNNNNNNNNNNNNNNNNNNNNNNNNNNNNNNNNNNNNNNNNNNNNNNNNNNNNNNNNNNNNNNNNNNNNNNNNNNNNNNNNNNNNNNNNNNNNNNNNNNNNNNNNNNNNNNNNNNNNNaaaaaaaaaaaaaaaatctttttattcagaacacaaaaacacaaaactgttgttgtgttatatataatttagaattttggttATTGGAATAAATAGTGGtaaagaataaaaatttaagggaattttttaacaaaaaaatctgaatCTTATTCTCGGGGGAGGAAAAAAACATATCGaatttagtaaaaaataaacactTTGGTTGAACGAGAAGACAACAAAATCggaatctgtttaattattttaaactttttataaaaaaaaaagtaaaatatatatttgaggGATTTAAGAAAGCCACGCATTAAGCAAATTTGGTTGGGGTCAAGAGTAAAAGAGAATCGTTCAGTGTTGGACCGCTTTTATTGAAAAGGCGCGGCGGCATTACTACGGTTCGTTTTTTGTATTggactgagttttttttttattaagataaTGTAGTTTATGCCTTTATGGAAGTTTTGCATGTTGAGAGTTATTGTATGTTTAAAAGGTACGAGAGAGTGTCAGTTGCATTATCGTTTCATTGCGGTCGGCGGTCGCAACCTAAATCCACTTAACAATATCATCATTGAGCATCTAATCTCAATATTTACTGTGTTATTATAGTCTTATAGATCGTTTAGTACTTATCGTGTGGTTCACAAGTATCATCATTCATGCATGTCCCCAAAATTTTGGGATGGGTAGGTTAGAGTCTTAAGAGACATTAGTCAACATTCTATAGGAGCCAACCACGCACTTAGAGTTTGTAAGTTTAACGCAACCAAAGCGAATTGTTGATATTGTGTGATAAATTAGATTATGTATGATGACATTCGATTCTATCTGTGTGTATGTTGCATCATATTTGCCTTACGTTAGATTTTGTTGGATGCTAGCCATTTTGGAATCTGTCCAATTTGAAGTTTTGAGGATGGAATTAACCCACATGATcacatctttaaaaaataaaattaaaatcataaatcacTTCAATTTTTATGGCCTCCATTAGATATCGTAGTTCTcgattgaaaagaaaattagtttttttttttacaataaaagaAGGGATAGATAAAATGGCGATTATGAGTACGGCGGCGGCGCAGGACACAAC comes from Camelina sativa cultivar DH55 chromosome 19, Cs, whole genome shotgun sequence and encodes:
- the LOC104766228 gene encoding transcription factor bHLH34, with translation MYPSIHDDDDLLAALCFDQSNGVEDPYGFIQTNEDGTNIFQDFGSSGVNLQQPQQQGLQFDSFSGNLEQVCSFRGENEGVVYSSSIGSAQLDLGASFSGVLQREETQQVCGFRGGNDDSSAAAAAAPHLLQQGPGQVVCSDVVEINSSSSVGGVKEELEHVEEECSKKRRRTGSCNKPGTKACREKLRREKLNDRFMDLSSVLEPGRTPKTDKVAILDDAIRVVNQLRGEAHELTETNQKLLEEIKNLKAEKNELREEKLVLKADKEKIEQQLKSMAVPPSSFMPPQHPATFHPNKMAMYPSYGYYPNMSMWPFVNPAGRDSSQDVKDHAPVA